One genomic region from Paramicrobacterium agarici encodes:
- a CDS encoding dimethylarginine dimethylaminohydrolase yields MTVTWARRVIASLASAVLVALLAHVAAVTAFFLVNQMQPTIIGPASSYFILASLFTFLLLFIAGMLGALTSWKWALPAGIVVGIVAPVVGVILTTLQQGGSMSGEIFGLIVATLTSTNAIYALAVFIGVPTAGRAVYAATVGYREAPRAAERRIALVRLPATALTESDDETEALIDSDLADKQWDAYTAAFEDNGWTTREVPFASELPDSVFVQDGVVLLDDLAIITRPVDETRRRELDGIEETVQDLGFTVERVMDPGTFEGGDALLVGDTLYVGRTERTNAEGIRQLRSIAAPYGYSVVAAPMSKVHHLKAAITALPDGTFIGDPSSIDEIGLFPGFIAAPEPAGAAVVVLTDDTVLLAASAPKTADLLEDLGYTVVTADISEFEKLGGSVTCLSVRVR; encoded by the coding sequence ATGACTGTCACCTGGGCCCGCCGCGTCATCGCGTCGCTCGCATCCGCCGTTCTCGTCGCACTTCTCGCTCACGTTGCCGCGGTGACAGCGTTCTTTCTCGTCAACCAGATGCAGCCGACCATCATCGGCCCGGCAAGCTCGTACTTCATTCTCGCGAGCCTCTTCACATTTCTGCTGCTATTCATTGCGGGGATGCTGGGGGCGCTGACGAGCTGGAAGTGGGCTCTGCCCGCCGGCATCGTCGTCGGCATCGTCGCCCCGGTTGTCGGCGTCATCCTCACCACGCTGCAGCAGGGCGGCTCGATGTCGGGCGAGATCTTCGGGCTCATCGTGGCAACGCTCACGAGCACGAATGCCATCTACGCGCTCGCCGTGTTCATCGGCGTTCCCACCGCCGGCCGTGCCGTCTACGCGGCGACCGTCGGCTACCGCGAAGCGCCTCGCGCCGCCGAGCGGCGCATCGCCCTCGTGCGGCTGCCGGCGACGGCGCTGACCGAGAGCGACGACGAGACCGAGGCGCTCATCGATTCGGACCTCGCGGACAAGCAGTGGGATGCCTACACGGCGGCGTTCGAAGACAACGGCTGGACGACGCGGGAGGTTCCGTTCGCGAGCGAGCTTCCCGACTCCGTGTTCGTGCAAGACGGCGTGGTTCTGCTCGATGACCTCGCGATCATCACGCGCCCGGTCGACGAGACCAGGCGGCGTGAGCTCGACGGCATCGAAGAGACGGTGCAAGACCTCGGATTCACCGTGGAGCGGGTCATGGACCCCGGCACCTTCGAGGGCGGCGACGCCCTGCTCGTCGGCGACACGCTGTACGTCGGGCGCACGGAGCGCACGAACGCCGAGGGCATCCGCCAGCTGCGCAGCATTGCCGCCCCGTACGGCTACTCCGTTGTCGCGGCTCCCATGAGCAAGGTCCACCACCTCAAGGCAGCGATCACGGCGCTTCCCGACGGCACGTTCATCGGCGACCCCTCGTCGATCGACGAGATCGGCCTGTTTCCTGGGTTCATCGCGGCTCCTGAGCCCGCAGGGGCAGCGGTCGTCGTACTCACCGACGACACGGTGCTGCTCGCAGCATCCGCCCCCAAGACGGCCGATCTGCTTGAAGACCTCGGCTACACGGTCGTCACCGCCGACATCTCGGAGTTCGAGAAGCTCGGCGGTTCGGTGACATGCCTCTCTGTTCGGGTGCGCTGA
- the purH gene encoding bifunctional phosphoribosylaminoimidazolecarboxamide formyltransferase/IMP cyclohydrolase, translating into MSGPSHDKSLYRERDIVPIKRALLSVSDKTGLVELASALANAGVEIVSTGSTAQTIRDAGYPVTDVAAMTGSPEMLDGRVKTLHPSVHAGLLADLRLESHEQQLADFDIEPFELVVVNLYPFVETVASGAESNDVVEQIDIGGPSMVRAAAKNHPNVAVVVSPGSYGEIIEAVKSGGTSLVQRRALAAAAFSHTASYDTAVAGWFTDAVEGFGSSLTIQGELSHVLRYGENSHQEAALYLRAGGQGIAQATQLHGKEMSFNNFTDADAAVRAAYDFAEPAVAVIKHANPCGIAVAKPKASDPIASAHRRAHDTDPVSAYGGVIAANRTVTLGMAEAVKEIFTEVIVAPGFEDDALALLQTKKNLRILQLPEGFALEPLEAKQISGGLLVQQSDRFDPEANITEGWELVSGDAADDTTLADLAFAWKACRSVKSNAILLAKSGAAVGVGMGQVNRVDSCELAVKRAGDRAAGSVAASDAFFPFADGLEILLKGGVKAVVQPGGSVRDDEVIAAAKAAGVTMYFSGERHFFH; encoded by the coding sequence ATGAGCGGACCCAGCCACGACAAGAGCCTGTATCGCGAGCGCGACATCGTTCCGATCAAGCGGGCGCTCCTCTCGGTGAGCGACAAGACCGGCCTCGTCGAACTCGCCAGCGCCCTCGCGAACGCGGGCGTCGAGATCGTGTCGACCGGCTCGACGGCGCAGACCATTCGCGACGCGGGATACCCCGTGACCGACGTCGCCGCCATGACCGGGTCTCCCGAGATGCTCGACGGCCGCGTCAAGACGCTTCACCCGTCAGTGCACGCCGGGCTGCTCGCCGACCTGCGACTCGAGTCGCACGAGCAGCAGCTTGCCGACTTCGACATCGAGCCGTTTGAGCTCGTGGTCGTCAACCTGTATCCCTTTGTCGAGACCGTCGCCTCGGGCGCCGAGTCCAACGACGTCGTCGAGCAGATCGACATCGGCGGTCCTTCAATGGTGCGCGCCGCGGCCAAGAATCACCCGAACGTCGCTGTCGTGGTCTCGCCCGGGTCGTATGGCGAGATCATCGAGGCGGTCAAGTCGGGCGGCACGAGCCTCGTTCAGCGTCGCGCGCTCGCGGCCGCCGCGTTCTCGCACACCGCGTCGTACGACACGGCTGTCGCCGGGTGGTTCACGGATGCTGTCGAGGGCTTCGGCTCGTCGCTGACGATCCAGGGCGAGCTGTCGCACGTGCTGCGCTACGGCGAGAACTCGCACCAGGAGGCCGCGCTGTACCTCCGTGCCGGAGGCCAGGGCATCGCGCAGGCGACCCAGCTGCATGGCAAAGAGATGAGCTTCAACAACTTCACAGACGCCGACGCCGCCGTGCGCGCCGCGTACGACTTCGCCGAGCCCGCCGTCGCCGTCATCAAGCACGCGAACCCGTGCGGCATCGCCGTCGCCAAGCCCAAGGCGAGCGACCCGATCGCCTCGGCACACCGCCGCGCGCACGACACCGACCCCGTGTCGGCCTACGGCGGCGTGATCGCGGCAAACCGCACGGTGACGCTCGGCATGGCCGAGGCCGTGAAAGAGATCTTCACCGAGGTGATCGTCGCGCCCGGCTTCGAGGACGACGCGCTCGCTCTTCTGCAGACCAAGAAGAACCTGCGCATTCTGCAGCTTCCCGAGGGCTTCGCGCTCGAACCGCTCGAGGCCAAGCAGATCTCGGGCGGACTGCTCGTGCAGCAGTCCGACCGCTTTGATCCCGAGGCGAACATCACGGAGGGCTGGGAGCTCGTCTCCGGCGACGCGGCAGACGACACAACGCTCGCCGATCTGGCGTTCGCGTGGAAGGCGTGCCGCAGCGTCAAGTCCAACGCCATTCTGCTCGCCAAGTCGGGTGCGGCAGTCGGCGTGGGTATGGGGCAGGTCAACCGCGTCGACTCGTGCGAACTCGCGGTGAAGCGCGCCGGCGACCGCGCGGCGGGCTCCGTCGCAGCATCCGACGCCTTCTTCCCGTTCGCCGACGGACTCGAGATCCTGCTGAAGGGCGGAGTCAAGGCCGTCGTTCAGCCCGGCGGCTCCGTGCGCGACGACGAGGTCATCGCGGCGGCAAAGGCAGCGGGCGTCACCATGTACTTCAGCGGAGAGCGCCACTTCTTTCATTGA
- the sucC gene encoding ADP-forming succinate--CoA ligase subunit beta → MDLYEYQARDLFEKHEVPVLPGIIADTPEEVRAAAEKLGGVVVVKAQVKIGGRGKAGGVKVAKNPDEAEEAARAILGLDIKGHTVKRVMVAGGARIAQEFYFSVLLDRANRSYLSLCSVEGGMEIEQLAVEKPEALARVEVDPRVGIDETKAREIAESAKFPAELVEKVVPVFVKLYDVYTGEDATLVEVNPLVLTEEGDIIALDGKVSLDENAGFRHPGHEELEDKAAADPLEAKAKAQDLNYVKLDGEVGVIGNGAGLVMSTLDVVAYAGESHGNVKPANFLDIGGGASAEVMAAGLDVILGDEQVKSVFVNVFGGITACDAVAKGIVGALAELGDSANKPLVVRLDGNNVDEGRRILAEANHPLVTLAATMDEGADKAAELANAR, encoded by the coding sequence GTGGATCTTTACGAGTACCAGGCACGAGACCTGTTTGAGAAGCATGAGGTCCCGGTGCTCCCGGGCATCATCGCGGACACTCCCGAGGAGGTGCGCGCAGCAGCAGAGAAGCTCGGCGGTGTCGTCGTTGTCAAAGCTCAGGTGAAGATCGGGGGCCGTGGCAAGGCCGGTGGGGTCAAGGTCGCCAAGAACCCCGACGAGGCAGAAGAGGCAGCACGCGCGATTCTCGGTCTCGACATCAAGGGGCACACCGTCAAGCGCGTCATGGTCGCCGGTGGCGCCCGCATCGCGCAGGAGTTCTACTTCTCCGTGCTGCTCGACCGCGCCAACCGCTCGTACCTGTCGCTGTGCAGCGTCGAGGGCGGCATGGAGATCGAGCAACTCGCCGTCGAGAAGCCTGAAGCGCTCGCGCGCGTCGAGGTGGACCCGCGGGTGGGCATCGACGAGACAAAGGCTCGCGAGATCGCCGAGTCGGCGAAGTTCCCGGCAGAGCTCGTCGAGAAGGTCGTTCCCGTCTTCGTGAAGCTTTACGACGTGTACACGGGTGAAGACGCGACGCTCGTCGAGGTCAACCCGCTCGTGCTCACCGAAGAGGGCGACATCATCGCGCTCGACGGCAAGGTCTCGCTCGACGAGAACGCCGGCTTCCGCCACCCCGGGCACGAAGAGCTCGAAGACAAGGCAGCCGCAGACCCGCTCGAGGCCAAGGCCAAGGCGCAGGACCTCAACTACGTGAAGCTCGACGGAGAGGTCGGCGTCATCGGAAACGGTGCGGGTCTCGTCATGTCGACACTCGACGTCGTCGCCTACGCCGGTGAGAGCCACGGAAACGTGAAGCCGGCCAACTTCCTCGACATCGGCGGCGGAGCCTCGGCCGAGGTCATGGCCGCGGGACTCGACGTCATTCTCGGCGACGAGCAGGTCAAGAGCGTGTTCGTCAACGTCTTCGGCGGCATCACCGCGTGCGACGCTGTCGCGAAGGGCATCGTCGGCGCGCTCGCCGAACTCGGCGACAGCGCGAACAAGCCGCTCGTCGTTCGCCTTGACGGCAACAACGTCGACGAGGGCCGGCGCATCCTCGCGGAGGCGAACCACCCCCTCGTCACGCTCGCCGCGACTATGGACGAGGGTGCCGACAAGGCCGCCGAACTCGCGAACGCCCGCTGA
- the purN gene encoding phosphoribosylglycinamide formyltransferase — MLSLVVLISGGGSNLRALLDAASDAEFPARILAVGADRDAEGLAHAEEFGIPTFTVPYTSFGSRDEWGEALLEQIRVWDADVVVLSGLMRLLPASVVSALSPNLINTHPAYLPEFPGAHAVRDAIAAGATESGASIIVVDNGVDTGSIIVQERVPVAPGDTEHSLHERIKPVERRLLVQTVLDIANGLDLRTI, encoded by the coding sequence GTGCTCTCACTCGTCGTGCTGATCTCCGGCGGGGGCTCCAACCTCCGTGCCCTCCTCGACGCGGCATCAGACGCCGAGTTTCCCGCGCGAATTCTGGCCGTTGGAGCCGACAGGGATGCTGAGGGACTCGCACACGCCGAAGAGTTCGGGATCCCGACGTTCACCGTTCCCTACACATCGTTCGGCAGCCGCGACGAATGGGGGGAGGCGCTCCTCGAGCAGATCCGCGTGTGGGACGCGGACGTCGTCGTGCTGTCGGGGCTCATGAGATTGCTTCCAGCATCCGTCGTCAGCGCTCTCTCGCCCAACCTCATCAATACGCACCCGGCCTACCTTCCGGAATTTCCCGGCGCGCACGCCGTTCGCGACGCGATCGCCGCGGGCGCGACGGAGTCCGGAGCATCCATCATCGTTGTCGACAACGGCGTCGACACGGGTTCGATCATCGTGCAGGAACGCGTTCCCGTCGCTCCAGGCGACACGGAGCACTCGCTGCACGAGCGCATCAAGCCCGTAGAGCGCCGTCTGCTCGTACAGACCGTGCTCGACATTGCCAACGGTCTCGACCTGCGCACGATCTAA
- a CDS encoding ABC transporter ATP-binding protein — MSTATVHGVSGEERGDLTKEESRQIRQRSLRLLGSLLKPLRKRVVAAMILVIISTAASVAGPALIAFGIDTALPAVLERADWLPALGVGVVYLVTALAAATFMASYVVASARVSQAVLLDLRMRVFQHTQKLSLEFHESYTSGRIISRQTSDLDAIKQLLDEGISQLVNGILYMGFIFGALFLLDWTSGLVVVGSVVPLYFLTRWFQKRSQVMFRQSRVLSARVIVHFVESMTGIRAVKAFRKEKRNEKEFGRLVEDYRDINARTIQLFGIYEPGIIMIGNLAVAAVLLVGGFRVVGGYMEIGALLAAVLYVRRFFDPMEEMAMFYNAYQSAAAALEKISGVLEERPSVPDPTTPIDLWTAKGRVTFDDVTFAYNDKTTVLPSFSLDIPAGQTIALVGSTGAGKSTLAKLISRFYDPSEGAVLLDDVDLRRMHPKDLRRAIVMVTQEAYLFSGTVADNIALGRPDATRDEIMEAARAVGAHQFIEDLPDGYDTDVNKRGGRVSAGQRQLVSFARAFLADPAVLILDEATASLDIPSERLVQEALQTLLADRTAVIIAHRLSTVAIADRVLVMEHGRIVEDGSPAELIGGTGRFAQLHAAWRDSLV; from the coding sequence ATGAGCACCGCGACGGTGCACGGGGTCTCGGGCGAAGAGCGCGGAGACCTCACGAAAGAAGAGAGCAGGCAGATTCGGCAGAGGTCGCTTCGCCTTCTCGGCTCGCTGCTGAAGCCGCTGCGCAAGCGCGTCGTCGCCGCGATGATCCTCGTGATCATCTCGACGGCCGCGAGCGTCGCCGGTCCCGCCCTGATCGCGTTCGGCATCGACACGGCGCTTCCCGCCGTGCTCGAGCGCGCCGATTGGCTTCCGGCTCTCGGCGTCGGGGTCGTGTACCTCGTGACCGCGCTCGCTGCAGCGACGTTCATGGCCAGCTACGTCGTCGCGAGCGCGCGCGTCAGTCAGGCGGTTCTTCTCGATCTGCGCATGCGCGTGTTTCAGCACACGCAGAAGCTCAGCCTCGAGTTTCACGAGTCCTACACATCGGGGCGCATCATCTCGCGCCAGACGAGCGACCTCGACGCGATCAAGCAGCTGCTCGACGAGGGCATCAGCCAGCTCGTGAACGGGATCCTCTACATGGGGTTCATCTTCGGCGCGCTGTTTCTGCTCGACTGGACGAGCGGTCTCGTCGTCGTGGGGTCCGTCGTTCCGCTGTACTTCCTGACGCGCTGGTTCCAGAAGCGCTCGCAAGTCATGTTCCGGCAGTCGCGCGTTCTGTCAGCGCGGGTGATCGTGCACTTCGTGGAGTCCATGACCGGCATTCGAGCCGTCAAGGCGTTCCGCAAAGAGAAGCGCAATGAAAAGGAGTTCGGGCGGCTCGTCGAGGACTACCGCGACATCAACGCCCGCACCATTCAGCTTTTCGGCATCTACGAGCCAGGCATCATCATGATCGGCAACCTCGCGGTCGCCGCGGTTCTGCTCGTCGGCGGGTTCCGCGTGGTCGGCGGCTACATGGAGATCGGCGCTCTGCTGGCGGCCGTGCTGTACGTGCGACGCTTCTTCGACCCGATGGAAGAGATGGCGATGTTCTACAACGCCTACCAGTCGGCCGCAGCGGCGCTCGAGAAGATCTCGGGCGTGCTTGAGGAGCGTCCGAGCGTTCCCGATCCGACAACGCCCATCGATCTCTGGACGGCGAAAGGACGTGTCACTTTCGATGACGTGACGTTCGCGTACAACGACAAGACAACGGTGCTGCCGAGCTTCTCGCTCGACATTCCGGCCGGTCAGACGATCGCGCTCGTCGGGTCGACGGGAGCAGGCAAGTCGACGCTCGCCAAGCTCATCTCGCGTTTCTACGATCCGAGTGAAGGAGCGGTGCTGCTCGACGACGTCGATCTGCGCCGCATGCACCCGAAGGATCTTCGGCGTGCGATCGTGATGGTCACGCAGGAGGCATATCTGTTCTCGGGCACGGTTGCCGACAATATCGCGCTTGGGCGACCGGATGCGACGCGTGACGAGATCATGGAGGCCGCGCGCGCTGTCGGTGCCCATCAGTTCATCGAGGATCTCCCGGACGGGTACGACACCGACGTGAACAAGCGCGGCGGGCGCGTCTCCGCCGGGCAGCGGCAGCTTGTCTCGTTCGCTCGGGCGTTTCTCGCCGATCCGGCCGTGCTGATCCTCGACGAGGCGACGGCGTCGCTCGACATTCCGAGCGAGCGGCTCGTTCAAGAGGCGCTGCAGACACTGCTGGCCGACCGCACAGCCGTGATCATCGCCCACCGGCTCTCGACGGTTGCGATCGCCGATCGTGTGCTCGTGATGGAGCACGGGCGCATCGTCGAAGAT
- the sucD gene encoding succinate--CoA ligase subunit alpha: MSIFLNKDSKVIVQGITGGEGTKHTALMLKAGTNVVGGVNARKAGTTVKHGDVELPVFGTVEEAMQKTGADVSIAFVPPAFTKDAVMEAIDAEIPLLVIITEGVPVGDSAEFWAYAQQKSNKTRIIGPNCPGIITPDESLVGITPANITGKGPIGLVSKSGTLTYQMMYELREIGFSTAIGIGGDPIIGTTHIDALKAFEADPETKAMVMIGEIGGDAEERAADFIKENVTKPVVGYVAGFTAPEGKTMGHAGAIVSGSAGTAQAKKEALEAAGVKVGKTPSETAQLMREIIESL; the protein is encoded by the coding sequence ATGTCAATCTTCCTCAACAAGGATTCCAAGGTCATCGTCCAGGGCATCACGGGCGGTGAGGGCACGAAGCACACCGCCCTCATGCTGAAGGCCGGCACCAACGTCGTCGGCGGCGTCAACGCTCGCAAGGCGGGAACGACCGTCAAGCACGGTGACGTCGAGCTGCCCGTCTTCGGTACCGTCGAAGAGGCCATGCAGAAGACGGGTGCCGACGTGTCGATCGCGTTCGTGCCCCCGGCGTTCACGAAGGACGCCGTCATGGAGGCCATCGACGCCGAGATTCCGCTTCTCGTGATCATCACCGAGGGTGTTCCCGTCGGCGACTCGGCCGAGTTCTGGGCGTACGCGCAGCAGAAGAGCAACAAGACCCGCATCATCGGCCCGAACTGCCCAGGCATCATCACTCCCGACGAGTCGCTCGTCGGCATCACGCCGGCCAACATCACGGGCAAGGGCCCGATCGGCCTCGTGTCGAAGTCGGGAACCCTGACCTACCAGATGATGTACGAGCTGCGCGAAATCGGCTTCTCGACGGCCATCGGCATCGGCGGCGACCCCATTATCGGCACGACCCACATCGACGCCCTCAAGGCGTTCGAGGCCGACCCCGAGACCAAGGCGATGGTCATGATCGGCGAGATCGGCGGGGATGCTGAGGAGCGCGCAGCCGACTTCATCAAAGAGAACGTGACGAAGCCGGTCGTCGGCTACGTCGCCGGCTTCACGGCTCCAGAGGGCAAGACGATGGGCCACGCGGGTGCCATCGTCTCGGGTTCCGCGGGAACCGCTCAGGCGAAGAAGGAGGCCCTCGAGGCCGCAGGCGTCAAGGTCGGAAAGACCCCGAGCGAGACCGCGCAGCTCATGCGCGAGATCATCGAATCTCTCTGA
- a CDS encoding cell division protein PerM, with product MNRLTASLLAALEAFIVVAIGVFLPLVPLTLLWAIQYDFSVDWFVFWRAAADIWLLGNGVDLTVTLNEATLQIVGIPDAAESFVVSFAPLAFALFTVLMGVRTGRRSVRSGSWLPAVITSFAVFVVFSGIVGITAINAIASPSAWQAFVVPALVWALGLVIGVAIELASTDDDDRIVQRVLDLRDRMPSHVDTIVMSGIRAATGAVALLIVGAGLVVTVSIVVGFSSVISLYQAAQVGVVGGISVTLAQIAYMPNVVIWTASWLVGPGYTLGEGSIVSPSGTITGPVPSIPLLGSLPGTDLAFGFVGLAIPIVAGFIAALSVRHRVVAAIGIRSKIASLALSALVIGVIAGIEMALLAWWSAGAAGPARFVSVGPDPLAVGGMCAALVAVGALVGMASGSLERVASSARSAARGMHSHDR from the coding sequence ATGAACCGCCTGACTGCCTCCCTTCTCGCCGCTCTCGAAGCGTTCATCGTCGTGGCCATCGGCGTGTTCCTCCCGCTCGTTCCGCTCACTCTGCTCTGGGCGATCCAGTACGACTTCAGCGTCGACTGGTTCGTGTTCTGGCGCGCCGCCGCAGACATCTGGCTTCTCGGCAACGGCGTCGACCTCACCGTGACCCTCAACGAGGCGACGCTTCAGATCGTGGGAATCCCGGATGCTGCCGAAAGCTTCGTCGTGTCGTTCGCGCCGCTCGCGTTCGCGCTGTTCACCGTGCTCATGGGAGTGCGCACGGGGCGACGGTCCGTGCGTAGCGGCTCGTGGCTGCCTGCTGTCATCACCTCGTTCGCCGTGTTCGTCGTCTTCTCGGGGATCGTGGGTATCACCGCGATCAACGCGATCGCGTCGCCCTCAGCGTGGCAAGCCTTCGTCGTTCCCGCCCTGGTGTGGGCACTCGGCCTCGTCATCGGGGTTGCGATAGAGCTCGCCAGCACCGACGACGACGATCGCATCGTGCAGCGCGTCTTGGATCTTCGTGATCGCATGCCGTCGCACGTCGACACGATCGTCATGTCTGGCATCCGTGCCGCGACCGGTGCCGTTGCGCTGCTGATCGTCGGCGCGGGACTCGTCGTGACCGTGAGCATCGTTGTCGGATTCAGCTCCGTCATCTCGCTGTACCAGGCCGCCCAGGTCGGGGTTGTCGGGGGCATCTCCGTCACACTCGCCCAGATCGCCTACATGCCCAACGTGGTCATCTGGACGGCATCCTGGCTCGTCGGTCCCGGCTACACGCTGGGAGAAGGATCCATCGTGTCGCCCTCGGGAACGATCACGGGACCGGTTCCGAGCATCCCGCTGCTCGGGAGCCTGCCCGGCACGGACCTCGCGTTCGGCTTTGTCGGGCTCGCGATTCCGATCGTCGCCGGTTTCATCGCGGCACTCTCGGTGCGCCACCGCGTCGTCGCCGCCATCGGCATACGGTCGAAAATCGCCTCCCTCGCGCTGAGCGCCCTCGTCATCGGCGTAATCGCCGGCATCGAGATGGCGCTCCTGGCCTGGTGGTCGGCGGGCGCGGCAGGGCCGGCACGTTTCGTCAGCGTCGGACCGGATCCCCTCGCCGTCGGTGGCATGTGCGCGGCTCTCGTCGCCGTCGGCGCCCTCGTGGGCATGGCATCGGGAAGCTTAGAGCGGGTCGCGTCGTCCGCGCGCTCGGCCGCGCGAGGGATGCATTCGCACGACCGGTAA
- a CDS encoding ABC transporter ATP-binding protein — MSGTEATRKSDLNTVQAIWRIYPFAKHALPRISLGMIAALLGSIVALIIPMVLERLVNGALAQRDPAEIWPAVGLILALGVLEAAMIALRRWFVLLPGTTVEAKMRNEIYRQLQDLPVAFHDRWPSGQLLSRMMQDLNMIRRWLSFGIVLLVVNILTIVIGTVVLFTWHWLLGTIFLICAIPVWIYGYAFEKRYSTIARRSQDQAGDLATNVEESVHGIRVLKAFGRGKHALKGFSVRAESLRGVEIEKAKAIAGIWYWLILLPDIGFGLCLVAGIWLASQGQIDVGELFAFFATATVLRFPIESIGFLLSMTFDTRTAIDRVFEVLDEVNTITDPEYPETIENPQGRLEFADAHFRFADSPARYPDLIDGVNLTIQPGETMALVGLTGCGKTTLTSLTTRIYDLTGGAVLLDGVDVRNLTRGELRRHIAMAFEDATLFSASVRDNVLLGREDLDLDSDEAQRVLDEAIGIAQAQFVHDLPYGVDTLVGEEGLSLSGGQRQRLALARAVAAAPSVLVLDDPLSALDVDTEALVEAALRRVLASTTALIVAHRPSTVALADRVALMQNGRIVDVGTHTELLARNEHYRFVISSLEDEEKREREEVAQ, encoded by the coding sequence ATGTCCGGCACTGAAGCCACGCGAAAATCAGACCTCAACACCGTGCAGGCGATCTGGCGCATCTACCCCTTCGCCAAGCACGCCCTGCCGCGCATCTCGCTCGGCATGATCGCCGCGCTGCTCGGTTCGATCGTCGCGCTCATCATTCCCATGGTGCTCGAGCGCCTCGTCAACGGTGCCCTCGCGCAGCGCGATCCTGCCGAGATCTGGCCCGCTGTGGGGCTCATTCTGGCGCTCGGTGTTCTCGAGGCGGCCATGATCGCCCTGCGCCGCTGGTTCGTGCTGCTTCCCGGCACAACGGTCGAGGCCAAGATGCGCAATGAGATCTACCGCCAGCTTCAGGATCTTCCGGTCGCGTTCCACGACCGGTGGCCGTCGGGCCAGCTGCTGTCACGCATGATGCAGGACCTCAACATGATCCGCCGCTGGCTGTCGTTCGGCATCGTGCTGCTCGTCGTCAACATTCTGACGATCGTGATCGGCACCGTCGTGCTGTTCACATGGCACTGGCTGCTCGGCACCATCTTCTTGATCTGCGCGATTCCTGTGTGGATCTACGGGTACGCCTTCGAGAAGAGGTACTCGACGATCGCGCGACGCAGCCAGGACCAGGCGGGCGACCTCGCAACGAACGTCGAAGAGTCCGTTCACGGCATCCGCGTGCTCAAGGCGTTCGGTCGCGGCAAGCATGCGCTCAAGGGCTTCTCTGTTCGCGCCGAAAGCCTGCGGGGCGTCGAAATCGAAAAGGCGAAGGCGATCGCCGGCATCTGGTACTGGCTGATTCTTCTGCCCGACATCGGGTTCGGCCTGTGCCTCGTTGCGGGCATCTGGCTTGCGTCGCAGGGGCAGATCGACGTGGGGGAGCTCTTCGCGTTCTTTGCCACAGCAACGGTTCTGCGATTCCCGATCGAGTCCATCGGCTTTCTGCTCTCGATGACGTTCGACACGCGCACCGCGATCGACCGCGTCTTCGAGGTGCTCGACGAGGTGAACACGATCACCGACCCCGAGTATCCCGAGACCATCGAGAACCCGCAGGGGCGTCTCGAGTTCGCCGACGCGCACTTTCGTTTCGCCGACTCTCCCGCCCGCTATCCCGACCTGATCGACGGGGTGAATCTCACGATCCAGCCGGGGGAGACCATGGCTCTGGTCGGGCTGACCGGATGCGGCAAGACGACGCTCACGTCGCTCACCACGCGCATCTACGACCTCACGGGTGGGGCCGTGCTGCTCGACGGCGTCGACGTGCGCAACCTGACGCGCGGCGAGCTTCGGCGGCACATTGCCATGGCCTTCGAAGATGCGACGCTGTTCTCAGCATCCGTGCGTGACAACGTTCTGCTGGGTCGCGAAGACCTCGATCTCGACAGCGACGAAGCCCAGCGCGTGCTCGACGAGGCGATCGGCATCGCGCAGGCCCAGTTCGTGCACGATCTCCCGTACGGCGTCGACACGCTGGTCGGTGAAGAGGGCTTGAGTCTCTCGGGCGGGCAGAGGCAGCGCCTCGCGCTTGCCCGGGCCGTTGCGGCAGCACCGTCGGTGCTCGTTCTCGACGACCCGCTCTCGGCACTCGACGTCGACACGGAGGCGCTGGTCGAGGCTGCGCTGCGGCGTGTGCTGGCCTCGACAACAGCGCTCATCGTGGCGCACCGGCCGTCGACGGTGGCGCTCGCCGATCGGGTCGCCCTCATGCAGAACGGGCGAATCGTCGACGTCGGCACCCACACAGAACTGCTCGCGCGCAACGAGCACTACAGGTTCGTGATCTCTTCTCTCGAAGACGAAGAGAAGCGCGAACGCGAGGAGGTCGCACAATGA